In one window of Gossypium arboreum isolate Shixiya-1 chromosome 4, ASM2569848v2, whole genome shotgun sequence DNA:
- the LOC108459630 gene encoding cytokinin dehydrogenase 6-like, with protein sequence MHFLRNLIILFLICIAIKINLCVPTIPSSLKTLPIDGHFDFKQVHHAAKDFGNRYSFLPSAVLHPKSASDIATTVKHIWEMGPGSHLTVAARGHGHSLQGQAQAHRGVVINMESLQGPKMKVHTGNFPHVDVSGSELWINILHETLKHGLAPKSWTDYLHLTVGGTLSNAGISGQAFRHGPQISNVRQLEVVTGKGEVVNCSEKQNSDLFYSVLGGLGQFGIITRARISLEPAPKMVKWIRVLYTDFATFAKDQEMLISGGSTFDYIEGFVIINRTGLLNNWRSSFNSNDSAQASHFKSDGRTLFCLELAKYFNPEEMAIVNQEIMTSLSQLNHIPSTLFQSQVSYIEFLDRVHISEIKLRSKGLWEVPHPWLNLLIPRSNIHIFAQLVFGNILTNTSNGPILIYPVNKSKWDNRTSVVLPEEDVFYLVAFLSSAAPSSTGSDGLEHILSQNKRILELCEIDGLGVKQYLPHYSTNGEWRSHFGPQWEAFVHRKSTYDPLAILAPGQRIFQKAAPLSL encoded by the exons ATGCATTTCTTAAGGAACCTCATCATCTTATTCCTCATCTGCATAGCCATTAAAATCAATCTATGCGTTCCCACCATTCCTTCTTCACTGAAAACACTTCCCATTGATGGTCATTTCGATTTCAAACAAGTTCACCATGCAGCAAAAGATTTTGGCAATAGATATAGTTTCCTTCCTTCGGCTGTTCTACACCCAAAGTCAGCTTCTGATATTGCCACCACGGTAAAGCATATTTGGGAGATGGGTCCTGGTTCACACCTCACAGTTGCAGCTAGAGGGCATGGTCACTCACTCCAGGGCCAGGCACAAGCCCACCGAGGCGTTGTGATCAACATGGAATCGCTTCAAGGACCTAAAATGAAGGTTCACACTGGGAACTTCCCTCATGTGGATGTCTCTGGCAGTGAGCTATGGATTAATATCCTGCATGAAACCTTGAAACATGGGTTGGCACCAAAATCTTGGACGGACTACCTACATTTAACAGTTGGCGGTACTCTTTCCAATGCTGGGATCAGTGGACAGGCATTTCGGCATGGACCACAGATCAGTAATGTTCGCCAATTGGAAGTTGTTACAG GGAAAGGAGAAGTGGTAAATTGCTCAGAGAAGCAGAACAGTGATCTGTTTTACAGCGTTCTCGGAGGACTCGGTCAGTTCGGCATCATAACACGGGCGAGAATATCGCTGGAACCAGCACCTAAAatg GTGAAATGGATTAGAGTGCTGTACACAGATTTTGCCACATTTGCCAAGGATCAAGAGATGTTAATATCTGGAGGAAGCACATTCGACTATATTGAAGGATTTGTGATAATTAACAGGACGGGACTCTTAAATAACTGGAGATCCTCCTTCAATTCGAATGACTCAGCGCAAGCCAGTCATTTCAAGTCAGATGGAAGAACTCTCTTCTGTCTAGAATTAGCAAAGTACTTCAACCCTGAAGAAATGGCTATAGTAAATCAG GAAATTATGACTTCATTGTCTCAGCTAAACCATATTCCATCAACACTTTTTCAATCACAAGTTTCATACATTGAGTTTTTAGACAGGGTTCACATTTCCGAGATCAAACTCCGGTCTAAAGGCTTGTGGGAAGTTCCACATCCATGGCTCAATCTTCTCATCCCCAGAAGTAACATCCACATTTTTGCTCAACTAGTGTTTGGCAATATCCTTACAAATACAAGCAATGGCCCCATCCTTATCTACCCGGTGAACAAATCAAA ATGGGACAACAGAACTTCTGTGGTTTTACCAGAAGAAGATGTTTTCTATTTAGTGGCATTCCTTTCATCTGCAGCTCCTTCTTCAACAGGAAGTGATGGCTTAGAGCACATCCTGAGTCAGAACAAAAGGATTTTAGAATTATGTGAGATAGATGGTCTTGGGGTAAAGCAATACCTGCCTCACTATTCTACAAATGGAGAATGGAGATCTCATTTTGGCCCACAATGGGAAGCTTTCGTCCACAGGAAATCCACTTACGACCCCTTGGCGATACTTGCTCCTGGCCAAAGAATATTTCAAAAAGCAGCACCTCTCTCATTATAA